The Zygotorulaspora mrakii chromosome 4, complete sequence nucleotide sequence TAAACAAATGACAATCAGCAGCCTTTTGTGGTCGAATTCATCATGGCAAACTTCTTCGTGGCACTATGGGAAAGTATTTTTCAACCTGGAACGACGCCTCAGCTTATTATCGCTACccatctttcttttgcgGCGCTTGTGGCCACATTGGGATGGTTGATCTTTGCCACTTCTGGTAATATCCATTTCATAGCATTGTTCTCAATATCTATATGCCTCTGGCTAGCTGTAACATGGTTTGTTCAGGAGCTGAAC carries:
- the PKR1 gene encoding Pkr1p (similar to Saccharomyces cerevisiae PKR1 (YMR123W); ancestral locus Anc_2.415), which codes for MANFFVALWESIFQPGTTPQLIIATHLSFAALVATLGWLIFATSGNIHFIALFSISICLWLAVTWFVQELNHVKLSDNRTIESESKAEEEKRPVTASSSSAETASLTSSKKASQLRSRKV